TTGCCGGCTCTGCTGGACAATCCAGCAGGCGTACCCCAAGATGGCTTCGAGATCATCGGCTGCTTCCTGATGGGAGGCAGTTCTCGCCTAAGAGGGTTCTGGCACTGCATCATTCAGGAGAAGTCCGATGTCCTCGTTGACTCGAGAAGATGTTGAGAAGGTTTCGCTGCTGGCCCGCCTTCGTTTGTCGGAAGACGAACTAACGAAGATGACCGAGCAGATGAGCCAGATCGTCAGCTACGTCGAACTTCTGAACGAAGTAAACACAGACGACGTCGAGCCAATGGCTCACGCCGTTGAGCAGTACAACGTCTTTGCGGAAGACGTACCCCATCAGTCGCTACCTCGCGAGGCTGCTTTGGCCAACGCACCCAAGAGCGACAGCGAATGCTTCCGCGTGCCGGCTGTGCTGGGCGACTAGTCGCCGTCTCCATTGCTTGCGAATCAATCTGACCTTCGATATCGGTAGCGCTACGGTGCTGCGTCTGATCGAGCGGGTCACCTTCTCGCCGCAGGCTTCTTCGTCGCTGCTACGCTCTTTTGGCGGCTCGGTGTCTTAAACTATGTCGCAACGACGACTAGTCAACACGGGCCAATTCCGCCATCATAGTCGTCTGGCAGACTTAACTGCTTATGCGGCACTGGCATAGTCCGGTGATATCCACTTGCAAACGCGGCTCGTTCGCACCTCTGACGGATAGAAAAGGCAAAACGCACGATGGCTTTGTACGAAGCGTCCGCCACCCAGTTGTTGTCTCAGCTCGAATCGGGCGAAGTTACCTCGGTTGAGGTCACCAAGGCCTGTTTGGAGCAAATTCGCAAGCACGACGGCGAGGTCGGTGCCTTCTTGAAGGTGATGGACGACAAGGCTTTGGCCAAGGCCGAAGAAGTCGACAAGAAGCGTAAGGCAGGCGAGTCGGTCGGTATGCTCGCTGGCGTGCCGGTCGCCGTCAAAGATCTCCTTTGCACCGAAAGGGAGGTGACGACCTGTGCTTCGAAGATGCTCGAAAACTTCGTGCCCCCTTACAGCAGCACCGTCGTCAAGAAGCTGGAGCAAGCCGATGCCGTCATCATCGGCAAGACCAACATGGACGAGTTCGCCATGGGTGGTTCGACCGAGAACTCGGCCCTTGGCAAGACACGCAATCCTTGGAATACCAGCCTCGTGCCAGGCGGTTCGTCAGGTGGTGCTGCCGCATGTCTGGCGGCACGCATGGTTCCACTTTCGATCGGTACCGACACCGGCGGTTCGATTCGCCAGCCAGCTTCGTTTTGTGGTGTTGTCGGTTTGAAGCCAACCTATGGACGCGTTAGCCGATTCGGCTTGATCGCCTTCGCCAGCAGCCTGGACCAGATCGGTCCGATGGCTCGCACCGCGGAAGACACCGCGTTGTTCCTGGAAGCGATGAGCGGTTACGACCCGAACGATTCGACGTCGGCCAATGTTCCTTGCCCGTTGTTCACCCAGACGGTCGACAAGCCGCTGGAAGGCCTGCGAATCGGTCTGGTGAAAGAACACTTCGGCGAGGGTCTCAACGGCGAAGTCGAAAAGGCAGTTCGCGAAGCGGTCGCCGTCTACGAATCGATGGGTGCGAAGGTCGTCGATATCTCGCTGCCACATAACAAGTACGGCATCGCGACCTATTACATCATCGCCCCGAGCGAAGCTTCGAGTAACCTCGCTCGCTTCGATAGTGCCCACTACGGACACCGCTGCGATGAAGCGACCATGTTGGAAGAACTGAAGGCGGAAGAAGACGCCTTGCGAGCCGCCGGCAAAGAAGCGGAGTTGAAGAAGCTCGATACCCCGCTGATCCGTATGTATCGTAAGAGCCGCGCCGAAGGCTTCGGTCCTGAAGTGAAACGACGCATCATGCTCGGTACGTACACGCTGAGCGCCGGTTACTACGAAGCCTATTATCTGAAGGCCTTGAAGGTGCGTCGTTTGATCCGCGAAGACTACGACAAGGCTTTCAAGTCGGTCGACATCATCATGGGACCCACCGCGCCGAATCCCGCCTTCGCTGCTGGATCGAAGACCAACGATCCGCTGGCGATGTACCTGGAAGACTTGTACACCGTGACCGCGAACCTGGCAGGCATTCCAGCCATCTCGGTTCCATGCGGAATGACCAGTGACGGACTGCCAGTCGGCGTCCACATGCAGGCCCCAGCCTTGGAAGAAGATCGCCTGCTGCGTGCGGCGTACATGTTCCAGAAGGCAACCGACTGGCACTCCAAGTCGCCATCGATGTAGAGTTCGACGCGATCAAGTTCCAACGACGCGAAAAAGTGGAAGAGCCCCGGAGGGGCGGACGAAGCTTGGCTCGGCAATCGAGCATCAGGTAGCAGATCAGGAAAAGTCATGAGCGACCAATACGACATCATCATTG
This genomic window from Bremerella sp. JC817 contains:
- the gatC gene encoding Asp-tRNA(Asn)/Glu-tRNA(Gln) amidotransferase subunit GatC, translating into MSSLTREDVEKVSLLARLRLSEDELTKMTEQMSQIVSYVELLNEVNTDDVEPMAHAVEQYNVFAEDVPHQSLPREAALANAPKSDSECFRVPAVLGD
- the gatA gene encoding Asp-tRNA(Asn)/Glu-tRNA(Gln) amidotransferase subunit GatA, whose protein sequence is MALYEASATQLLSQLESGEVTSVEVTKACLEQIRKHDGEVGAFLKVMDDKALAKAEEVDKKRKAGESVGMLAGVPVAVKDLLCTEREVTTCASKMLENFVPPYSSTVVKKLEQADAVIIGKTNMDEFAMGGSTENSALGKTRNPWNTSLVPGGSSGGAAACLAARMVPLSIGTDTGGSIRQPASFCGVVGLKPTYGRVSRFGLIAFASSLDQIGPMARTAEDTALFLEAMSGYDPNDSTSANVPCPLFTQTVDKPLEGLRIGLVKEHFGEGLNGEVEKAVREAVAVYESMGAKVVDISLPHNKYGIATYYIIAPSEASSNLARFDSAHYGHRCDEATMLEELKAEEDALRAAGKEAELKKLDTPLIRMYRKSRAEGFGPEVKRRIMLGTYTLSAGYYEAYYLKALKVRRLIREDYDKAFKSVDIIMGPTAPNPAFAAGSKTNDPLAMYLEDLYTVTANLAGIPAISVPCGMTSDGLPVGVHMQAPALEEDRLLRAAYMFQKATDWHSKSPSM